The sequence CATTGCCCTCGGAGCTGGCGTGCCCCTCGATGGCGATCTTCTTCACGTGGGGGTTCTTCTTGATGACGTCGGCGATCTCCGTGATCAGCCCGTCAGACTCCGCTTTGATGTTCGCGCTGTTGTACTCGAACTGGATCTTCTCGCGGATCTCGATCTTGTCAGCCTTCAGCTCCACCCGCTTGGGCTCTTCCTTCGGAGGTTCTGGTGCCGGCGGAGGCGGTGGTGCCGGGGCTGCCGGCGGCGTGCCATTCACGGCGAACGCGGTCTGACCTTCGAAGACCTTGGTTCCCGCGCATCCCGCCATCAAGGCGAGGCAGGCCGTGGCACCGAGGGTGAGGCCAATCTTCCTGAGCTTCAGTCGATAAGGTGCAGTCATGTGGAAACTCCTGGGCATCCGTACGGACACGCTTCCAAGGGCTCTAGCCCCCCTTGTTTGGACGGGCATGGGTTTGCCACTAGGAGGGCTTGCAGGTCAACCCGAGTCTTATGAAGAAGAAAGAGCCTGGAAAAAAGCGTGGTTTTTGTTGACCCCGCTTAGACGGCCGGCCCACGGGGGGCATTCTCGGCATTTCCAGAAATCCTCAACGCCTCGAAACCCGAGTACTTTCTCTGGGTGAACCCCTGTGCCCGGGACACCACAACCGTGCGCCGTTTCCACACCCTACTCGCCGATACTGCCCGAACGCACCCCGCGTTTCACGGCGAAGGGGCCGTGATAGCAGTGGCATGCTCTTTGCGACGCGGCTCCATCCGCGATGCAGGCGAGCCATG comes from Polyangiaceae bacterium and encodes:
- a CDS encoding OmpA family protein; translation: MTAPYRLKLRKIGLTLGATACLALMAGCAGTKVFEGQTAFAVNGTPPAAPAPPPPPAPEPPKEEPKRVELKADKIEIREKIQFEYNSANIKAESDGLITEIADVIKKNPHVKKIAIEGHASSEGNAGYNKTLSDKRAKAVMAALVGKGVEATRLTAKGFGSEKPISTNDTEEGREANRRVEFNITEQDAKAPDTATPAAGSVGALKKPGALKAPAKTEEKK